The following coding sequences lie in one Chelmon rostratus isolate fCheRos1 chromosome 2, fCheRos1.pri, whole genome shotgun sequence genomic window:
- the cbfa2t2 gene encoding protein CBFA2T2, which translates to MPGSPVDAKTHSRSAPSSSISSTMPPLPSVNPSGPRPASFSTTALTNGNHHSPPTLNAVPSPPQRYSNGPSSSSSSSLANQQLPATCGARQLSKLKRFLTTLQQFGNDISPEIGDSVRSLVLALVNSTVTIEEFHSRLQEATNFPLRPFVIPFLKANLPLLQRELLHCARAAKQTPAQYLSQHEHLLLSTTLASSPDSSELLMEPPDAGTKRHSPSRGKENGFHERPPAAMEPAAKRICTISPAPRHSPAHPLPLNTQLHPTPPPLQHYALDDIAAPHILHREHSQRMLEIRELKDRPRLPGTNGGYREEPVDHRLTDREWADEWRHLDHVLNCIVDMVEKTRRSVSVLRRCQESDREELNYWRRRSSEQEDPRKGGSGSAPFSKTHSPHSAESDSQRDFAPRPGSAYVTDEIWRKAEEAVNEVKRQAMDEVQKAVAEAEQKAFEMIAAERAKMEKTLAEAKRKAQEDAIMVINEQEDSSECCWNCGRKASETCSGCNAARYCGSFCQHKDWERHHLICSPGLQAQPKPVSAITASRAAAAAAAAAGASPVGLVGVKASDSVPSVSSPGAEKASAASRSSTPSTPASAPETNGH; encoded by the exons ATGCCCGGTTCTCCTGTGGATGCTAAGACTCATTCCAGATCAgcccccagcagcagcatcagctccACTATGCCACCCCTGCCTTCTGTCAACCCCAGCGGCCCTCGCCCGGCCTCCTTTTCCACCACAGCAT TGACCAACGGGAATCATCATTCCCCACCAACCCTGAACGCAGTGCCATCTCCGCCGCAGCGCTACAGCAATGGaccgtcctcttcctcttcctcgtcgCTGGCAAACCAGCAGCTGCCGGCCACCTGTGGGGCTCGCCAGCTGAGCAAACTGAAGCGTTTCCTGACCACGCTGCAGCAGTTCGGCAACGACATCTCTCCTGAGATCGGAGACAGCGTCCGGAGCCTTGTTCTGGCCCTCGTG AATTCCACAGTTACCATTGAGGAGTTCCATTCACGGCTTCAGGAGGCCACAAACTTCCCCTTACGGCCCTTTGTTATTCCTTTTCTCAAG GCGAACCTGCCTcttctgcagagggagctgctcCACTGTGCACGGGCAGCCAAGCAGACCCCAGCCCAGTACCTGTCCCAGCATGAGCATCTCCTGCTAAGCACCACCTTGGCCTCCTCCCCAGACTCCTCAGAGCTGCTGATGGAGCCCCCTGATGCCGGCACCAAGAGGCACAGCCCCAGCAG aggTAAAGAGAACGGCTTCCACGAACGTCCACCCGCAGCCATGGAGCCCGCCGCCAAACGAATTTGCACCATCAGCCCTGCTCCCCGACACAGCCCTGCCCACCCGCTGCCCCTAAACACCCAGCTTCACCCGACCCCTCCACCCTTGCAGCACTACGCCCTGGATGACATCGCAGCGCCGCACATCCTGCACCGCGAGCACAGCCAGCGCATGCTGGAGATCCGCGAGCTCAAAGACAGGCCCAGACTCCCTG GCACTAACGGGGGCTACCGCGAGGAGCCGGTGGaccacagactgacagaccGAGAGTGGGCTGATGAATGGAGGCATCTGGACCAT GTGTTGAACTGCATTGTGGACATGGTGGAAAAGACACGGAGGTCAGTGAGCGTGCTCAGGCGGTGCCAGGAGTCCGATCGCGAGGAGCTCAACTACTGGAGGCGGCGTTCGAGCGAGCAGGAGGACCCACGCAAAGGCGGCTCCGGCTCCGCTCCCTTCTCCAAGACGCACAGCCCTCACTCCGCAGAGTCGG ACTCCCAGCGTGACTTTGCTCCACGGCCAGGATCAGCATACGTTACAGATGAGATCTGGAGGAAAGCTG AAGAGGCAGTGAACGAGGTGAAGCGGCAGGCCATGGATGAGGTCCAGAAAGCAGTAGCGGAGGCTGAGCAGAAGGCTTTTGAGATGATTGCTGCAGAGAGGGCTAAGATGGAGAAGACTCTGGCTGAGGCGAAGAGGAAGGCTCAAGAGGATGCCATCATGGTCATCAACGAACAGGAGGACTCCAGTGAG TGTTGCTGGAATTGTGGCCGCAAAGCCAGCGAGACATGCAGCGGCTGCAACGCCGCTCGCTACTGCGGCTCCTTCTGccagcataaagactgggagagGCATCACCTCATCTGCAGCCCGGGACTTCAGGCTCAACCCAAACCAGTTTCCGCCATCACTGCCAGCAGGGCGGCcgcagcagcggcggcggcggccgGGGCGTCTCCTGTCGGCCTGGTCGGGGTCAAGGCCTCCGACAGCGTGCCCTCAGTCTCCAGTCCCGGTGCAGAGAAGGCTTCGGCCGCTTCTCGCTCCTCCACCCCTTCCACCCCCGCCTCGGCCCCTGAGACCAACGGACACTAG